Genomic segment of Poecile atricapillus isolate bPoeAtr1 chromosome 25, bPoeAtr1.hap1, whole genome shotgun sequence:
TAGGTCTGGACTGACTGAACACAGCAGAGCCTTCTGTAGCACTGGTGAAGGGGAATCTGATGAGCAAGGTGCTCCTCTGAATCCTTTGAGCAGCACTTGTCAGAAAGGTGCCATCTGCCCACTTAGTGCTCTGATGTGTTTCTCTTGAATGAAGTGACACAGTTACAGACAAATGCTTACAAGCACTATACATGAGAGGATGGTGTTTTATTCACCTGTTTATTACAGCTTACCTCAAAACTTCCTGAAGGTTTGTACAGACCAATGCTAAAAGCTATAGTAACAGTAGATGTGTAGTCTGTTCACTCTCATTTGAGTGTAGATTTTATTTGTGACCACTGTAAGAATTTTACACTTTGactattattttttcaataacATTTTCATGAGGAAACACAGTTGTCACCATAACCTGCTAGGGAGGTGTTTACAATGCATCTGCAATGGGTTTTCTCACTGGTACAACTGTGGAGAACACAAGTGCAGGCTTAAGAGACTTGCCCTTCTCTTGCCTTCTGCTGCATGTATGTGCCTGAACAACCACAGTCGCTATTACTTGAAAGTTTCATCTTTGAAGATGTGGTGCTGCAGGAAATGGTGGACTGCCTTATACTAGGTGAGCTTGTTCCTCAAGTCACAATATAAGGTCAAGCTACAGAGATCTCTGCCTGAGTCAGGCTGAGGTAATGTGGCCCCTTCCATAATGGCTGGTCTTTTTAGCAGGGCCATTAGGTACCATGAAGTTCACCTGGGACTGAGCTCTCTGCTAGTGGGATAAACTTCAGAAGTGAGGCTAGCACAAACttcctgctgccacaggagAACTAACATTGCTTAAAATGTGTAGGGAAGGGTAGAGCAGACTTTAAAGTGTGCTTGTAAGGAGGGTCGTGCTTATGTGACATTGGTATGTATGGTTCTCCTACAGTTCAGGCCACAGCACTCTTTAGGTACAGAAATGTCATGGAGAAGTGTTGTGGGTCTGCTGCCATATTAAACTGTGACAAGACCTCCTAGGCAGCAGCAGGCTGTCTTGAGTCTGCTGGAGCTTTCCCTCATACCAGTTTGCGGTGCAAGAATTAATGATAGGGAAAGCTGCTGCTCTTATTTTGAACCAAATTATCATCAAGCTGCCCTGATCTGAGCAGTTTCTGCACACCTGCAGTTCAGGGCAAGATCACCACCCAGGTTTGTCCTCTGTACATCTGGATGCATTTAAGCTCTGAAAGCCCTGTAGGTGCAGATGGaggaaaaatatcagaaagCATAGTGCAAAGCAAAATTTCCTCTAGCCTTGCTGAAAATAGAGATATTGTGCAAACAAGCTCTTTCCCTTACTCTGGGGCAGTGGGTCTCCTTGCTCCCAGAACTGATAAATAGCCATACAACTAGCTGCCAAAAAGAAAAGTTATACCATCGGCCTCACAAAGCTGTGTGGTTTCTCTCCCCTGTGTGCAGTCACAAGACAGAAGCCATCTCATCAGACAGTGTTCTTCcagttctttcttctttctaaaaGGAAGACTTTTGAATAGTCAGGCATTCAGTTCAGCAGCCACCCATAGGAGATCATAACAGCAGTAAAACTGATCAAATTAGTGGGGAAGGATGCAACTGGTGTCAGGAAAGGAGTCTGTGATAGTCAAATCTTTCAGTCTGTGGGAGGACCTCCTGGCATGAGCTGGGTTGGGAAGATGAATGTGTTGTGACTGACTGGGGGGATGTCACGCAGCAAAAGGACAATGTTGCAGTCAAAGAGTGTCCGGCACTGTATGCCCATGCTATTGGATTGAGCTTTGCAGCCCCCTACCTGCATCTCTCCAGTTGCTATGGCCACTGAGTCCCACAGCTTCCTTTGAGCATGTCTGTACCAATCTGAGCTAGTGAAATGGAGACCTGCTTACTGACATGACTCATTTACTTGGCTGCACTTTTTTCCTTAACCCTGGCACTCCAGTCCTGTGCCTGGCTTTGTGCACAAGATGCCTGCAGTCAGTTTTTCGAGGGAGAGGTGGGAATGTCAGGTTCAACCCACTCGAGTTCATCTAGCCCCACAAGAGTGACCACCAGACAGGCAGCATTCACCAACAGCTACCAGCTATCTCCACAAGTATGAGAACCAGGAAGAGCCAAGCAAGGTGTCTGATGGGATTTGGGTGTTTGGCAGCTATTGGACCTGTTTCCTGAGGAGTGAAGAAAGCTATGGGGATGCTTGTGAAACTTGTACACAGCAAGTGTGCCACTGGGAAAGAAAGCCCCAGGCCAGTTCTGCCCTACAGACAGACTTTCCCAGCTAGAAAGTGGAGATGGAGGTGGTGTTGTCAGACTCTATCCCACTACCCTTCCTTGGCACCTTCAGGATCTCATGCAGGGTGTCCTGGCTAATGCAGCCAAGCTCCTGCAGGATCCGGAAGAAGTCATTACGGAACTTGACCCCAATAAAGGCATAGAGGATGGGGTTGAGGCAGCAGTGTGTGAAGCCAATGGCCTCTGTCACCATGatggctgtgtccagctggTCTTCCAGGAGGCAGTTCTTGGTGAATGCTTCTAGCTTGGTAAGTGTATTCAGGAAGATGACGATGTGGTATGGGCtccagcagaggaggaagatgcCTGTGACCAGGATGGCCACACGGACAGCTTTTTGCCTCTGCAGGCGCTGGGACCGACACAGTGCCCGGATGATGGCCATGTAGCAGTAACACATGACCAGCAGAGGCACAAAGAAGCCCACGGTGTGGTAGAGGAAGCGGGTTGCCAGCCATGCGTTGTTTCCATCAATTCCAACCTCTGGAAAATAGCAAATGCTGTGGTTGCTGTCATCTGTCCAGACTTCCATGAAGATGAGATCGGGTAAAGTCAGAAGCAATGAGCAGAGCCAGACAGCTGTGCAAGTGAGGTGGATGGAGCGAGCTCTGCGTTTGCGGTAGGTGTGGATTGCAAAGACAATGGCCAGGTAGCGGTCCACCGCAATGCACCCCAGCAGCATGCTACTGCAGTAGAAATTGATCTTGTGGACAGCACTGAGTATCTTGCAGAGGAACTTCCCGAATACCCACCCAGCCAAGCTCTCCACGACACTGAATGGGAAGGTGAGCAGCAGTGCTAGGTTGGCCAGGGTGAGGTGGAAAAGAAAGTTTTCTGTGGTGGTCCGAGACCGCTTAAACCTCTCTAAAATGACCAGGACCAGGGCATTGCCCAGAGTCCCCAACACAAACATCAGCAGATAGATGAGGGGCATGAAGACCTTTCTGAAGGGATCTCCCTGGTTGCCAACCACAGATGAGGCTGGGTCAAAGCAAAAGTAGCCCTCCAAAGAAGGGGTGGTGTTCTCAGCTTCATAGTAGCCACTCAGCTCCACCTGGCTCTAGGGAACAGAAAGAGTCTTGTTAATGGAGGGGAGTTTCTGAACACAAGAACCCAGTCCCTCAGTGGCACCTGGCAGACCTAGAGCAGAGCACTCCCATGTCCTGCAGCCCACCTGCATCAGGAGGAGATGCTGTCTGAAGGTGATGACATTGAAGGCCCCTCCACTGCCAGGAGGTGCAGCAGGAGGTGGAGAAAGTTTTCTCCACCTATGACAGCGAGGGCTGCTCAGTTTGTAATCTTTAACTGGAGTATTTGGGGATGCTTTGGTGTTCAACCAGATGATCACTTTCATCTTCTGGTTCTTGCCAAGTTACCTGCTGGTGAATTTGCTTTCTCACATGGAATGGAACCCTCCTTAACCAgctttcccgatttttcccacCCATTTCTGATAGGGACCACTTCTATCCTGCCTGCTGCCTGTTGTCAGGTATAAAGGTGGTAGGATTCACCACACCGCACATCTGTACCTCAAATTCTGTACAATGAACCTGTCCCTTTCTTCTCCTCAGAAGCCTAAGAGCTGCCTATGATAGAGCAAGGTGAGGTGGGGTCAGCAGCAGCTGTCCTTGGGGATTGCTTTCCACACACGCAGAGGAAGGTGTGGGGTAGGTGTTCAACACAATGGGAGGAAAGCCTCTGAGGCACTATAGCGATAGGAATAGATGATGGAGAGAGAGATCTGTTCTGTTGATAAACCTTTCAGTTCTGAATTAATTGCAGTCagagcaggaaagggaaaggagacCAACACTCAGGCTGATACCCAGTAAGGGAAGCGCAATAGAGCTGCTGCAGATGTGATTTGCCCTTGGCTTGCTGTATCTTCTTGACCAGCTTGTATTCAGGCTGAAGCTGTGGGCAAGTCTCAAGTGCTGGAAAACTGGAATTCTGCTCAGGATGAGCACCCTGGTGGTCATGCTTCAGCTGGCCTTGCACAAAAAGAGAGCAGTGGAGGAGGCTTGTGGCAAACTGAATGTTAGTGACAACTGGGAAGAGCTCGGCAGCAGTCACCCTGAGATGCCCCACCCACACCCTCTCTGGAGACCTGAGCTGATGAGACTTCAGTGTTGACCACAGCGGAAGTCTCTGCTAATGCTTTCATACCTTTCACTGCCAGCTGCAGCCATTTGCACCTGCTGTCCCTTCCCTCATCAGCCAAAGTTCCTGTCCAAAAATACCAGCCCTGCTTTACACAGTTTT
This window contains:
- the CXCR5 gene encoding C-X-C chemokine receptor type 5 is translated as MLIFTSIRSLYAWSSFALQILYCYVLCPSLLKLLTPPQKRTFIEISGGETDLSLQTMGPVSYSSETYDLSQVELSGYYEAENTTPSLEGYFCFDPASSVVGNQGDPFRKVFMPLIYLLMFVLGTLGNALVLVILERFKRSRTTTENFLFHLTLANLALLLTFPFSVVESLAGWVFGKFLCKILSAVHKINFYCSSMLLGCIAVDRYLAIVFAIHTYRKRRARSIHLTCTAVWLCSLLLTLPDLIFMEVWTDDSNHSICYFPEVGIDGNNAWLATRFLYHTVGFFVPLLVMCYCYMAIIRALCRSQRLQRQKAVRVAILVTGIFLLCWSPYHIVIFLNTLTKLEAFTKNCLLEDQLDTAIMVTEAIGFTHCCLNPILYAFIGVKFRNDFFRILQELGCISQDTLHEILKVPRKGSGIESDNTTSISTF